The nucleotide sequence AACCCGGAAGGGGGAAAAGACCCGCTTTTTTCCctccccccccccccaaaaagtTGGGGAAAAAGGGGGGGGGGGCCGAGGAAAAAACCGAAGAGAAGGACGGCCAAAGCCTCTAGCTCGAGCCCTTTTTTCCCGAGGGGGCCAAAAGGAAAGGGGGGGGAGGGCTTCatggtggtgtgtgtgtgtgtgcctcacCCCCCCCCTTTTTCTCTTTCTTAAACGAACttgttttacctttttttttttttttaaatttttttttttctcttttccttATGCAACTCCCCTATATGTGATGTAGATATGCCGGCGTTTGAGTCCTTTAGGTGTTCTGTTTTTCAcgctttcttttcttctttcctttttttttctctttttcttatttctgtttgttgttgtcgttcaACTCTTTCATCTctccttgtttttttttcttcttttttcttttacgcTAGACGTTTTTCTCTCTTCCCCTCTTTCACCTTTTCTTCTACAGTAGATCCACTAGAGTCTTTCCCTCCTTTTTCTTCCTCCTTTTCCTTCACGCTCTGTCTATCGCCCTGGTTCATGTCTTTGCCCAGTTTCCGGTGCTCAgctgcaaacaaacaaacaaaaaaaaaagagagagagagaaaaaaaagagaGCATTTGGGCAACactaaaaaagggaaaaaaagcATAATGAAAAAACGCACACAATAATCAGGTGCGCATTAGACATCTTCTTCTACCGGGGAAACCGCCTCCACCGATATTTAGAGTTTTCCTTCCCCTCTCTCCCTTCCCCCCGCgctccttttttcttttcttactcatttttgttttttctccgACCgtgttttttgttctttttttcctCAATATatgctcttttttttttttcttcttttcttattgtgccctcttttttttctttctttgtggGAGTGTCTCACtcttccccctttttttttttttttttagcgagTTCGGGCCATCGGTGGCCCATCTTATCCTGTGAAACGTGAGGGAATACTTTACCTATCCCTTCCCAAAAAgtccatttatttttaaaagagaaaaaaaaaagaaaaaaaaaagaaagagaagagagagagagagaggtgcGAGTTCGGGGTGATACCCCCGGCAGAGAGTACTTGACCGAAGAGCGGAGAAAGGATGGAGCCGATGCAAGGCAGGGCGCGTTCGTCTGTGCGTCCGTGCGGGGCCATTTTCAAGCCTTACTGGTGAAAGAGGGACATCCCCCTTTTGCAGTCCGCAGTTCGTAGGGCTGTTCTGCCTGCCAAAGAAGGCGGAGGATGCGCTGCAGAGGGGGAGAGGAGCTGGAGAGAGCGATTCTGTGactctctctttttctttccttttcccCCCTGTGACCGTATTGCTCTTTTGCTTCTTCCTCCTCTCTCGATATCTTTTCTCGTTACGCCAAGGAGGGAAAAAAAAGAAGAGCAACACCAGCCGCAACACAAGCCTTTCTAGATCACAACCTTGACTtcattctctttttttttttttgcgtgcgCGCGTGTGTTTTGCCAAGTGTCTTTCCCTTTCTAGACTCTATcggtatttttttttccttttcttcatTCTTTCTATTCACCTGACTCCAGCCCTTGCTGCTAGTGCGTCACGACGGCGCATGCTCTTTAACCTCAGAGGCGCTTCCGCTGGGCAGCGCATCACGCGAGCGCTCTGCCCCCGTTCCATTAGACGAGGCCTTGTCGCGGCGTCCCGCGACGAAGACAGAGCCACCGCCGCGACTGACTACCCGTTCCTCAGCTGCGCGCCGAAGCGTGGAGGAGGGAATGAGAGTGTACAGGGCGGCTTTGAAGGTAACCGAGTAGGCACGCAGGACGGCGCCGCGCCTCCGCCGTCGAGGCAGCTGGGAGGATGGGACCCTTCCTTGTTGTTAGCGCGGCGAGCGACAGCGAGCCAGCCGTCTCTAGCCGCGGACGAAGGAGGCAGCAGGGGCGCGCAGCGCTGGCTTCCCCCCCCCCCTCACCGACCCGGCACCCCGCCTCTGCGGTGCGGCCGCCGAAGCAAGAGGAGTCGGGCGAGACACACGCAGCGTGAGCTTTAGTTTGGAAGAGGCGGCCCCACCGCCGCCGCTGCAACGCCAGCCGCGGGAGACGTCTGCGGTGCTGCCCGCCCGTCCTTCCTCTCTCCTCCTCGGCGCAAGGGGAACTACCATCGCTTCAGCGACCCGaccagcggcagcagcaacagtgGGCGACAGCTCGTCCAGCGGCCGATGCCGATTGCGCGGACGGGAAAACCGGCTCTGAATGGCAGCAGCGCGCGGCCGCATTCTCCAGTTTTGCAGGCCGGCCACGACTTTGCCGCTAACCCGTGCGGACTGTTTGTGTCCCCCGCCACGATTTTGGCGGCCTTTTCCACCAGCGCGATGGCAGCGATGCTGGCACTGGCGCGCGGCGCGCGCGGCGGGGCGGCGCGTCAAAGCGGAGCCCTTCTCGGTTCTCCGGCTACAACGGCGATATCAATGCCGAGGACGACGACggagaggaagaggaagaggaggaggaGGGAGCCATCCAACCGGGTCTGGTGGTGTCGGTCGAATGCGGCGGGTGGCTGCGGATGCGTGACCTAATTCCTTCCAGCAACGACGGCAGCAAAGGCATCTCCACCACCGGCACGGCCGGCTCTGCCTTCTCCATGTCGCTGGCGAAGGAGGAGGAGGGCATGATCCGCTACCAGTGCCGCCTGTCGCGGGGCAACGAGGCGAAGCTGCGCCTGCTGGGCCATCGGCGCCACCGCACCGGCCCCTTCTCCGCGGCGGCGCAGGCGCGCGGCGTGCCTGCTGGTGGTTGGCTTACTCGGTGGCGGCCTCACCTGCTACCGCATCGCTGGCGAATCGCTGATGAAGCTGCAGTCGGTGCCGTGGGCGGCCGTCCCGTGTCGCAGGTGCACACACTCCTCGCAAAAGAGCACTCGGCCGTCTTGTCCACCAGCACTCTTGGCGATCTCGCGCTGTGGTCGGTGAGTCCGTTTGGGCTTCACTGCGTGGCGCAGACGGCTTCCTGTGGCACGTCGGCTAACACAGTCGTCGCCGTGTGCCCTGCCAGCGGCGGAAGCACcgtggcggcggcggcagcgacGCGGGACGACGTCCGCTTTTTCTTTACGCCAATGTGGTGCCGGTGGGGTACGAAGAGGAGCTCCTGCAAGGGGCGGTCAGCGCCTTCTTTGTGGAGTGCCGCCCAGCGACGGAAAGGAAGAGGCTAGTTGGCACGTCCTCAAGGTCTTCGCCGCGCCAGCGTCCGGGGCGAGGTTCACTGTTTATGTGAAGCGCCGGCGGCCAGGCAGCTGTGGGCCGGCACCGGCACCGGCAGTCTGCTCGTGTGGGATACGGAGAGCTGCGCGCTCCTTCGACGGGTGGCCCTCCCCTCGTCCAGCCCCACCCACGCGCTGACCCTGGCGGCCTTCTCCTCTTCCTCAGCGCCCGCGCTTTCCTGtccggcggcggcggtggcggcgggGACTTTGTGTTGGCGCTGCCGGACGCTGTGTGGGCGTGCCAGCTGAGCGGTGAGGTGACGGCGTGGGAGACAGGCGCATTTGCGCTCCTTCAGCAGCTCACCGTGAGCTATCCCCCTCTCACCCGCCACCGGGCCGCCGCCGGCGCTGGGAGAGACAAAAAGAGAGGGACCTCCACGCGCTACGGTGGCAGTGCAGAAGAGGAGGAGAATGGAATGATCGTGGTGGAGGATGCTGTTGACCTCACGCGGGTGCTCTGCGAGGGCGGCGCGGATGGCAGCGGCGACGACCCTTTTCTCCAGAAGCGCAAGAACCACTTCACGATGGGCGTGATCGCGCTTGAACCGGTCGTGATGTGGCGCACCTGGTCTACCGCGACCGACGGCACTGTTCGATCTTGGTTGGTCCcggccaccaccaccaccaccacggCGGCGGCGACAAAAAACAGGACAGGCGAGCATAAAGGGAGGGGTCTGATGGCGTGCAAGACGACTTTGCCGTGCCGCCGCTGGACCCTGAGGTGGTTCGCGGCTTTCTGCACGCCAAGGCCGAGGAGCTGGCCGCGGTCGGTCGGAAGCGGAGGCCGCCCGCGTCGCCCACGAGGCGGAGATCGACGCGCTGAAGGGGAGAAACGAGGCGCTCGCGGCCGCCTTGAAGAGGCCACAGCGCAGCTGCAAGCGCAAGTGGCCGTGGCGGAGGAACGGGAGACGAAGGGGGCGGCGAGGCACGCGAACAACGGCGGTGGCGGTGACGATGGACTGGCCCGAAGCCCACCGCCCGGAGCACCGAGGATGCTGACGTGCCGCCTCCGCTGCCACGGCCAAGCGCGGCGCCGCCTGTCTCAACGGAACATCTCGCTCAACTGCTGCAATCGCTGCGCGGGAAGCTGGAGGACACAATGGAGGAGAAGTCAGGCATCCAGCAGGAACTGCTCGCCTACCGGCTGCGCAGCCTTGACGACTCCGCTGCCGCACACGACGCACGTGCCGCCGCCACCCCGCGAGCCTGCGAATGCCCATCACCGACGCCGCCACGCGCGGCCCTCCCACTCTCCctcttcctcctcctcctccgAGGCGTCTACATCGCCATCTTCCTCGGCCACCGCCTCCTGCGTCCGAGGATATTGCGCTTGTGGAGGCGTGGAGCAGCACCCCGGTGCCGATCCTGGGCGGAGGCGGCGGGCGTCACCCTCCCGACTTCTCTCCTTCACGCAATCAACCGAAGAACGGGAGTGGGAGTGGGAGGGGCACCGCGCAGTCGTCGCCGTCAGCATACGGCAACGGGTCCACCATCTTGGCGCCAGCGCACAACCTGCACTCGCCTTACTACCACTACTAGGTGCGAGGAAAGGGCGCGAAAAAGAAGAGGAGAGAGAGAAACAAGAGAGAAACGTGGCGAGCGGCTTTTCTCTTCATTTTGTTTTGCGCGACATGGGCTTTGCTCGTCCGCAACTTGTATAATTCTCACCCATTAGAAtgcaaatacgaaaaaaaaaaaaacacacccaCACGGAGAGTGACGACTGCCCGTTAAGACGGATGACTCAGCTTAGCGGACACCGCACGCAGAGTGTATCAGAGCCCCGTACTGCCCTTTCCACACACTcttcttcccttttttcttttttttttctttatcctTACGACTAATGGGAACAAAACAGCCGCCATCCACTGAAGGGGCGCTTTTCACACACTACAGTTTCGCAGGGTGCACAAACGCActcacgcgcacacacacacacacacacacacaccacattcACAGGTGCACTTTTAGAGATTGAAAACGATCGAAAACGAAACAATacagagagaaagagagagacagaaaaagaaaacaaaagaacTATGTCCTTATCGCCACAGACGCCACTGTCATCGACGCCGGCACCGGAAGGAGCGGAGAAGGCCGTTCGAGCGCTCACACTGTTTGAGACGCTCCGTACGTCCCTTGAGGCCGACCGACTACACATGCAACCCGTGGTCGTTGCGACGTCGagcccaacaacaacagcggcggCGACGAAGAAGGGCCGGGCAAGACACGGTGCTCCCACcgttgccgctgccgctgcggGTTGGACGGATGGCACCGCCGCCGCGGAGGATCCCGAGAAACAGCTTCTGCGGCGGCAGCTGCAGCATGCGGAGGAGCTCGTGAAGAAACTGCATGACAAAAACACCGCCCTCCGCCGCAGCCTTCAGCAACTGGAGGAGGCGGAAGCGGACAGTAGGGCGCAGCTGACAGCGAAGACCGCCTCCGTTGCCCAGCAAGAGCGCCAGCAGCAGCAGGTGATGGCACAGCTGAGGTCAAAAGTGAAGGAACTGTCGGCAGCCCTTGcagagcaacagcagcagcggcgaCTAGACCAGGCGGAGGCCCCACCCGCGCCTcca is from Bactrocera neohumeralis isolate Rockhampton unplaced genomic scaffold, APGP_CSIRO_Bneo_wtdbg2-racon-allhic-juicebox.fasta_v2 ctg4403, whole genome shotgun sequence and encodes:
- the LOC126767162 gene encoding uncharacterized protein LOC126767162; protein product: MSLSPQTPLSSTPAPEGAEKAVRALTLFETLRTSLEADRLHMQPVVVATSSPTTTAAATKKGRARHGAPTVAAAAAGWTDGTAAAEDPEKQLLRRQLQHAEELVKKLHDKNTALRRSLQQLEEAEADSRAQLTAKTASVAQQERQQQQVMAQLRSKVKELSAALAEQQQQRRLDQAEAPPAPPAAATATAAAGSSQNQSVRILALESELGALAHRVKLCEAQRDRLAEVQLASVLLAPVPPPSQGQPGAALDAAKQSAQEARIAKLVNGEVRKLFAAMRLQLVEEATLREVERSRRNELLFLQERQKDADGGDL